A window from bacterium encodes these proteins:
- a CDS encoding MBL fold metallo-hydrolase, which produces MHLSRRHFLRKLGLNGLMVFLSRYGFVSPAWAGEEALYLRNEELPVIKTSYPGNILIDGRFVNEDRSYVNNSFGKIFNWMISANPQKKEKEADTFKLKTIKLPPLNTIDRDCIIWLGHASFLIRIDGKWLLTDPCLTHPPTQERLAELPVPIEKIQPLDYLLLSHGHYDHLDRATIETLPARGVKALLPLKMAELIRSMNKFLDTQESGWYQQFNINESFKIYFLPAQHWYLRVPWDRNKILWGSFLIEKNGVKIYFAGDTAYAGHFNEIYKLFGTIDYCLMPVGAYKPPYIMKNNHTNPEEAVMGFNELHGKVFIPMHYGTFDLADEPLGEPVRWLQKLNEEKKINGELKIPDVGEILYI; this is translated from the coding sequence GTGCATCTTTCCCGCCGCCATTTCCTTCGAAAACTAGGACTAAACGGCTTGATGGTATTTCTGTCGCGGTATGGTTTCGTATCGCCGGCATGGGCCGGCGAAGAAGCGTTGTACCTGCGAAATGAGGAATTACCCGTAATCAAAACCAGTTATCCCGGCAATATTCTTATCGACGGGCGCTTTGTCAACGAAGACCGTTCTTATGTCAACAACTCTTTCGGTAAAATCTTCAATTGGATGATTTCGGCCAATCCACAGAAAAAAGAAAAAGAAGCAGATACTTTTAAGCTCAAAACCATCAAGCTACCGCCGTTGAACACGATCGATCGGGATTGTATTATCTGGCTTGGACATGCGAGTTTTCTGATTCGAATCGACGGTAAATGGCTGCTGACCGATCCGTGCCTGACGCATCCGCCGACGCAGGAGCGTTTGGCTGAATTACCTGTGCCGATTGAAAAAATACAGCCGCTTGATTATCTCCTTCTTTCACACGGTCATTACGATCATCTCGACCGTGCAACCATTGAAACTTTGCCGGCTCGTGGCGTGAAAGCGCTATTACCGCTGAAAATGGCAGAACTTATTCGGTCGATGAATAAATTTCTCGATACGCAGGAATCGGGCTGGTACCAGCAATTTAACATCAACGAATCGTTTAAAATTTATTTTCTTCCCGCGCAGCATTGGTACTTACGCGTTCCGTGGGACCGCAACAAAATTTTGTGGGGCAGTTTTCTTATCGAAAAAAACGGAGTGAAAATTTATTTCGCGGGCGACACGGCGTATGCCGGACATTTCAATGAAATTTATAAACTTTTCGGAACGATTGATTATTGTCTGATGCCAGTCGGCGCTTATAAGCCGCCGTACATTATGAAAAACAATCACACCAATCCCGAAGAAGCCGTTATGGGATTCAATGAACTGCATGGAAAAGTATTCATACCCATGCATTACGGTACGTTCGATCTGGCCGATGAGCCTTTGGGAGAGCCGGTCCGATGGTTGCAAAAGCTGAATGAAGAAAAGAAAATTAATGGTGAATTAAAGATTCCCGATGTCGGTGAAATTCTCTATATTTGA
- the bcp gene encoding thioredoxin-dependent thiol peroxidase encodes MLKPGRKAPDFKLKDTNGNTVQLSDYKGQYVVLYFYPKDDTPGCTKEACSFRDDYSDFNKHKIAVFGISPDDEKSHQKFTTKYKLPFPLLSDPDHKIAEKYGAWGLKKLYGREYEGILRSTFVIGKDGMIEHVFDKVKVDTHATDVLHVIKL; translated from the coding sequence ATGCTCAAACCTGGTCGTAAAGCTCCCGATTTTAAATTAAAAGATACCAATGGTAACACTGTCCAATTATCCGATTACAAAGGACAGTACGTAGTATTGTATTTTTATCCTAAAGATGATACGCCGGGATGCACGAAAGAAGCGTGCAGTTTCAGAGACGATTACTCCGATTTTAATAAGCATAAGATCGCCGTCTTCGGAATCAGCCCTGACGACGAAAAGTCTCATCAAAAATTTACGACGAAATATAAGCTTCCTTTTCCCCTGCTCAGCGATCCCGATCACAAAATTGCTGAAAAATACGGTGCCTGGGGATTGAAAAAACTGTATGGCCGGGAATATGAAGGAATTTTACGTTCAACGTTTGTCATCGGTAAAGACGGCATGATCGAACATGTATTCGATAAAGTCAAAGTGGACACGCATGCTACCGATGTACTCCATGTGATTAAACTATAA
- a CDS encoding FAD-dependent oxidoreductase, which translates to MKKRLVILGTGFASMSLIRALRMDAYDVTIISPRNHFLFTPLLPSTTVGTIEFRSIIEPIRLQKNITFIQAFARDINASAKTVVCENAVDAKNFEIAYDLLLITVGAVNNTFGVPGVTEYAFFLKELRDARRIRQRIIDNFERAATPTLTPEERSRLLHFVVVGGGPTGVEFAAELSDFMKEELARSYPDLIQRAYITLIEGGKSILNTFDESLSDYATTHFARHNVNVMTRKIVKNVSSDTILLDDGNEIYYGMLVWSTGNGPSELIRSLPFQKDATSRILTDDFCRVLSTDVIYAAGDCANVQGHNFPATAQLAMQQGKYLAKHFNALARQRRLKSFKYKHLGMLAYIGDNRALADLPKAKSGGISTWLFWRSAYLTRLVSLKNKVLVLFDWFKAALFGRDVSRF; encoded by the coding sequence ATGAAAAAACGGTTAGTCATACTCGGAACTGGCTTTGCATCAATGAGCCTGATTCGTGCTTTACGCATGGATGCGTACGATGTGACCATCATTAGCCCGCGTAATCATTTTTTATTTACCCCGCTGTTACCGAGTACAACCGTTGGCACAATCGAATTTCGCAGTATTATTGAACCCATCCGCCTGCAAAAAAATATTACTTTCATTCAGGCATTTGCGCGTGACATCAACGCCTCGGCAAAAACCGTAGTATGCGAAAATGCCGTTGACGCGAAAAATTTTGAAATAGCCTACGATCTTTTGTTGATAACCGTCGGCGCGGTCAATAACACATTTGGCGTGCCCGGCGTTACCGAATACGCCTTCTTTCTGAAAGAACTGCGTGATGCCCGCCGCATTCGCCAACGAATTATCGATAATTTTGAAAGGGCTGCAACGCCGACACTCACACCGGAGGAGCGAAGCCGCCTGTTGCATTTTGTAGTAGTTGGCGGAGGGCCGACAGGCGTTGAATTTGCAGCCGAGCTGTCGGATTTTATGAAAGAAGAACTGGCCCGTTCATACCCTGATTTGATTCAACGGGCGTACATTACGTTGATCGAAGGAGGCAAAAGCATTCTCAATACTTTTGACGAAAGTTTGTCCGACTATGCAACGACGCATTTTGCACGGCACAATGTTAACGTCATGACACGAAAGATCGTTAAAAATGTCTCGTCCGATACCATCTTGCTTGACGATGGTAATGAAATTTACTACGGAATGCTGGTGTGGTCTACCGGGAACGGACCGTCGGAACTGATCCGGTCATTGCCATTCCAAAAAGACGCCACGTCAAGGATTTTGACGGATGATTTTTGCCGTGTATTATCAACCGATGTGATTTACGCCGCCGGCGACTGCGCCAATGTGCAGGGCCATAATTTTCCCGCCACAGCGCAATTAGCCATGCAGCAGGGAAAATACCTGGCTAAACATTTCAATGCTCTCGCACGACAACGCCGGTTGAAATCCTTCAAATATAAGCATCTCGGAATGTTGGCCTACATTGGCGACAATCGCGCGTTAGCCGATTTACCCAAAGCCAAATCAGGCGGCATATCGACTTGGCTGTTCTGGCGTTCAGCTTATTTAACAAGGTTAGTGAGCTTAAAAAACAAAGTGCTTGTGCTCTTCGATTGGTTCAAAGCAGCGCTATTCGGCAGAGATGTAAGCAGGTTTTAA